TTGACAATCCCTTTGATAACGTGTTTACAATGAAAGAGAAGATGTACGCAGCGGGTGATGGAAAATTTATCTTCGAGATAGATCCGATCACACTAGACACCTTGAATAGACTTGATCTAGAGAAAGAGTTTCCAGGTAAGACTATCATATTAAATGCAAGCATGGGTATCCTTTGTCCAAATAAGACGACTGGAGAAGTGTTTTGTGTAATCACTCAAGACAGAATCCTAACAAACGTCAACAAGCTCGTAGCCATTTGTAAATAAACAATCATGGTGATGACAGAACTCTGTCCACTAGTGTCCAACATAACAGTACTAGTCATAAAGGCAAAAGAACGGCTCCAAGAAACTTCACGTTTGAGTTGAAAGACGAATTTGCGCAACGCCAGGTTGATGTTTGCCATAAAATTGAAAGTAGCCTCttattctattttatttttccaattttatCCGATGATAtaaaatagacctaatcggctaactagctgttgtacccaattcaaatctcgcgggttaaaattctttgtgcgttgcatttgcattagaatgtggcattcacatttaaatgatatggaaatttcTGGAACAAAaagttttattcccaaagggtttgaattgggtacaacattgagttagccgattaggtctattgctAGATTGCTGTAATTTAATTTAAGTCAAGAAATTACCTGAAATCTCACAGACTAAAATGAGACAGTTTCAGTGCGAGCTTTGTCGTTTGCCATGATGGAAGCTGAATAAGTAGCGTAATCAATCAAGGGGAGATAAATATGTGGAAAGTTATAAACCACAGTTCCATTATCAACAGGTGACGCCATCTTAAATGAGTTCACAGCCCATCCTCACGTGACACCGACAGGCTCAGGTATTAACATTTCAATAACACATGGCATGAACTCGGCCTACAATATCGTCCACATACCACCCTCCTCTGGAGAAATGGAAGAGGCTCCCTTGAAAGGAGGTGAGGTGCTTTGCAAAATCCCGCTACTAAATGGCACGGCTTATTTGCACAGCTTTTGTCTCACCGATAACTACATTGTGGTCACCGAAAGTCCTCTCGTTTACGACTTCTGGCGAATTTTCACTCGCAAGGTTTTCTTTTCGTGCCCTCAACAATGGTTTTACTGGAATCCAGATCAACCCACTAGATTCCACGTTGTCGATAGAAAGAATGGCCATCGTCTGGGTGTTTTCACCGTGGACCCCTTCTTTGTGTTCCACCACATCAACGCCTTTGAAAAAGATGGCAAAATCCATGTTGATGCTTGTTGTTTCCAAGACAATGCCATTATGAATCAGATGTATCTGCATAATTTGCGCTCCCCTGCTCAACCAGGCCAGAAAAAGTTCGATGTTCCACTCGTACGTCGCTACGAACTTCCTATAGAAGGACTGTGCGGTGCAGATCAGGAAAAGCCTTTACTAAAGGGAGCAGATGGACAAGATTACACTTTGCTGTACACCGATTTGGAACTGCCCAATATTAATTACAAAGAATACAATGGCAAACCCTACAGGTGAAGTTTGTTTGCACCTTTCCGTGTAAGTTAATTCGATGAAACGTGCACCATAGCGCAGGGCTAAAAGAATATAGTATACACTCACATCCATACACAGTATCATGTACCAAAACAATACAATAAGCCGTAATTTGTATACAGCAtccacaaaacgcaaatttGCTTTGCGAAGCCACAATTACGGTAAGATACCGAGATCATCTATCCCcattcaaaaaaattaaataaaacgaAAGCTGAAGAAACGCTACCGCACATGAAATCTCCTCAAGGTTCAGAAAACCAAGTTTAATATCACCCCTGTAGTGAATGACCTTTTCCCTGCTTCTTCATTAGTTTTGTGTATGGCGTTGGATCTGTAGCTTGCCAAGCAGTATATGGAAAACTTATCAAGCTGAATGTGGACACCAAGGAGTTTGTCACATGGGAAGAGCCGAATGGATTTCCCTCGGAGCCTGCGTTTGTGAAAGCTCCTGGCGGCAAAAGAGAAGATGACGGAGTCATTTTATCGTGCGTTATCAATACTAGTGACCAAACCACCTCTCTATTGGTTTTGGACGCGAAAGATTTCAAGGAAATGGGCCGAGCTGTGTTTCGTTGCGTCACAACACCGACCTTTCATGGAATGTTTAAGGAGCAATGCAAAGATTCAAATAACTGAACTGGATCAATCACTGGAATTCGGTCACGTTCACCTATGCAATATAGCCATGTTCATTTATCGTACATTTATCCAAGAAACGGTTGGAAAtatcttttattattttttaatggGGTCAATCTTTTTATCACACGCACTTGCCTAACTGTGGGTGAAGTTCTATCCTTACATGCATTTTCATCAGATTCACAACTTTTTAACTTTGTGATGAAGCAAGGCATTGTCCTTCGAAGTGCCTATAATAAATGCCTAATATAAATGCTTGTACTCTGGGTAGAATGTATTTTCGTAGAGAGCTCAATTTATTTGATTGAAGTTAGCTTACAATGAAAAGAACAGCAAAAATATAAAGGCTTCAGGAAACAATATTTGGCAACAATCTTGCTGATGCACGGTGAATTCACCTAGGTGATCGGTTGCTTTGATATGAGGTAGAAAGGAACCGATACAACGTACACAGTTTTACTGTGCGTGTATACGCTCTgtcttaaaaattaatatgcCTCGCAAGCATTCCATGCTAGTCTGTCTGGCTATTTGTCTGACGGATCAGATTGAGAGGGTACAGAAGCGAGCCCTAAGGATTCTGTATCCAGAACTTTCCTCTAGGAAAGCGCTTGCAGACGCCAATTTGATGTCACTTTATGAAAGGCGAGAATACTGGTGTATTACTCTATATAATGAGATTATCGAGAGTGATGGCCAGCATAAACTGGCTGGAGTGTCGCCTGCGCAACGACAGACGATACAGTTTAAGGAACAAGCgaacatttttcaaataatCAACACATGCAAGTTATTTCCGTATTTTCGACCGTTTATAACTATAttaagtaaatgttttttttaaatgttgtaTTTTCATAACACATGTAATTCAGCCGGAAAGCTGCGAGTTGTCTTTTTAATAAAGGATTTATGTATCCATCTATAAATTTAGGTGATTACGATATATTTCGGCTGGCAAAAAAGCCTCAGTTAGCTTACACGTCTCTGTCAAAGGTGCGAAAATTACGTGCCTATAATATGGCAATGATTTTCTTCGTCTCCAGTTCCCTAATTCTTCTGGTTTAGATAAAGACGAATGAGTATGAGTAACACCGATGTGTTTGCTGTGCTGTGTGACGGATCGAACTTTGCAGGTATCGCGTTGACAAGATTTGTAGTCAAGGTAAGATTCAAGTTAAATCGTTTGCATGGTTTGCAGTCGTTTAACCTATCAACTAAGCTTGTTTTGGCGTCTTTTGATCGATTCCAATTTACAATGCATTGCGTTGACAAGCTTCGAAGATTataaataaatttctagtttctaaagaaactgtggtgctgcgtcggtgggagagatcgaaacaaaaatttgcttttatcaaaccagttgataaaggtgaaattgccaccgtgaaagatttggaaagctgacgtttcgagcgttagcccttcgtcagagcgaatgacgaagggctaacgctcgaaacgtcagctttccaaatctttcacggtggtaatttcacctttatcaactcgtttgataaaaccaaatttaagcTTCGAAGATTGACTGATCTCATCGTGTTGGAAATATTACAAAGGAATAATATTACATTTTCGAGCTTTCTAAATGTTTTTCCTTCAAAAGAGATATTGCATCGATGATTCTAGTCATAGAAGTTCGAAATAAGCAGCAAAAATTATATCGACGCATGAGAAGGATCAGGTTTCGAATGTGATGTAGCGTTTAgtgtattttaatttgtcaAGCAAAATCAGATGATATTTTCTCGTGCCAATAACATTTGTTCGGCTGTTAATACCCTCGTCTCTAAAGGTGCTTGAACTTTTATTGTATCCTTAATAGGGTTTCCTATCATAAGTAAGACCTCCAAACTCAAATTTTTAGTTGCCGAACTGCTCAAACCAATTTTCGAACATTATAATGTAAACAGCTTGTAGACGGAACAAATGTCGCGTTACACTTTCTCGCTTGTATTTTTCTTAGTTTGTGTCAGTTTTTTAGCATAACTTGTTCACTTTGCAAGATTGACGAATACCAAGGAGACGTTTTCAATTGATTCgcaattttcaaagttttcgtTGCAATCAAATTGAATTTAAGACTGATCTAATTTCCTCCTTCTGAAGTCACGCAACGGTCGGATGCGTTCTGCGTGACTGCTGTCCTGCCTAACAGCCCCGTTGGGTCATATAGTGAGCGAGGTACTTTGCGCGGTTTGATGTGTCTTTATGTTGCCTGTACAGGGCCAGTTTTGATTTTGGAAGCAAGAATGACAGCTGCACCTGGCGAATCAATTTTATTTCAAACTACAAACGAACGCCCTGAACCGATTAAAGCTGAGATAAGAGGCAAAATCCCTTCTTGGCTTAAGGGAACCTTGATAAGGAATGGCCCTGGCAGATTTGAATGCGGTGACACATCGTTCAATCATTGGTTCGACGGTCAAGCGCTATTGCACCGATTTCACTTGCAGGATGGCAATGTGACCTACAGCAGCAAGTTTGTACGAAGCGAGAGCTACGCAGACTCCTTAAATCATGGATTTGCATCTCATATGGAATTCGGCTCGTTTGTTCCACCTGACCCTTGCCAGAACATTTTCGCGCGTTTTTTCTCTCGATTTTGGCGTGATACATTGCCCATTGACAACACGTGTGTTAACGTCTatccaatgaaaaacaatttctaCGCTTCAACGGAGTCgcagtttttatttcaaatcgaTCCTAAAACTCTGGAGACATTGAAAAGAGTGGACCAAGAGAAAGAATTTCCAGGTAACTCAGAGAAAAAGCGCGTTATAGTTTACATTTCCTTCAGAGATTGACCTTTTTTTCGCAGGCAAAATTCCCGTTCACTTCATTATCTCTATTAAGTATCATTTGCATATTCGAGTTGATCTGCCAATCCCAAATTGAACACGAAAGACATCTTGTTGAAAAAGGATTAAATTTTGAGGTGAATATGGTAAAATGTTAAAGGATTTTTGCTTGTGGTGTATAGTTTTCTATTTGGCATTTACCATTCATCAGAACTCTTTGTTGCCACCGAACGAATAGAGCTGCTTCCGATCCAACTGGAGCAGGGTCAATTTGATCGTAAGCAACTCT
This genomic window from Acropora muricata isolate sample 2 chromosome 2, ASM3666990v1, whole genome shotgun sequence contains:
- the LOC136902930 gene encoding retinoid isomerohydrolase-like, whose protein sequence is MTSTKDESSLYQTVNEHPEPIKADIKGNIPSWLTGTLIRNGPGRFECGETSFNHWYDGQSLLHRFHIQDGAVTYCSKFVRSESYADSLQHGNAPHLEFGSFIPPDPCQNIFSRFFSHFWGHEVPFDNPFDNVFTMKEKMYAAGDGKFIFEIDPITLDTLNRLDLEKEFPGDAILNEFTAHPHVTPTGSGINISITHGMNSAYNIVHIPPSSGEMEEAPLKGGEVLCKIPLLNGTAYLHSFCLTDNYIVVTESPLVYDFWRIFTRKVFFSCPQQWFYWNPDQPTRFHVVDRKNGHRLGVFTVDPFFVFHHINAFEKDGKIHVDACCFQDNAIMNQMYLHNLRSPAQPGQKKFDVPLVRRYELPIEGLCGADQEKPLLKGADGQDYTLLYTDLELPNINYKEYNGKPYSFVYGVGSVACQAVYGKLIKLNVDTKEFVTWEEPNGFPSEPAFVKAPGGKREDDGVILSCVINTSDQTTSLLVLDAKDFKEMGRAVFRCVTTPTFHGMFKEQCKDSNN